The Meiothermus ruber DSM 1279 genome includes the window AGCACGATGCCTGGATGGTGCCCACCCTGGTCACCTATCAGGCCCTGGCCAAAGAAGGGGTCGCGGCGGGTCTGCCCCGGGAGGTGGCCTACAAAATTGACCTGGTGCTCGACAAGGGGCTGGCCGCGCTGGAGATGGCCTATAAAGCCGGGGTGAACCTGGCCTACGGCACCGACCTGCTGGGGGCCATGCACCGGCACCAGCTCGAGGAGTTCACCATCCGGGCGCAGGTGCAGCCCAACCTCGAGGTCATCCGCGGCGCGACCCTGTATGCCGCCCGGCTGCTACGGGCCGAGGGGCGGCTGGGGGTGGTGGCCCCCGGTGCCTACGCCGACCTGATTGCGGTGGAGGGGAACCCGCTCGAGGACATCCGGGTGCTTACCCGCCCCGAGCAGCACCTCGAGCTGGTGATGAAGGGCGGCGTGGTGTATTACCGGCGGGACGGCGGAACAGGGGTGTGGAAGTCTGGAGCGTGGTCATAACGGTCTGGCTAGGTGTATTTATCACCCCGCACCACCTCGACGTTCTCCACAAAGGCAATCACGGCGTAGTTGGCAAAATACACTTCGGCCAGGTGGTTCAGGATTCTCTCAGCCACAGCGGGGCTTACGATGGTCTCGAGGCGGATGTTGCTGCCCTCCCACTCGCTGGCCCGCACCCCCCGGCTGCCCTCGCCCCGGGCATCCGTAATGGTGTAGCCTTTGGCCCCGAGCCTCTTGATGTCCCGCACCAGCTTTTCTTCTAGAAACCCCTCGGCGATGATGGTGACCAGTTTGAGTGAAACCAAGGCCATTAGCTACCTCCATGCAGCCAGCGAGAAATGGCGTAGTAGATGGGGATGCCCAGGGTCAGATTGAAGGGAAAGGTGATGCCCAACGAGGCGGTCAGATAATAGCTGGGGTTGGCCTGGGGCAGGGCGATGCGCACCGCTGCTGGAGCGGCAATATACGAGGCGCTTGCGGCCATGGTGCCCAGCACCATGGCACCGCCCACCGACATGCCGGCCAGGCTGCCCAGCCACACCCCCAGGCTGCCCTGGATTAGCGGCATAACAATTCCAAAACCAACCAAAAAGCCCCCCACCGAGCGCAAGTCGCGCAGGCGTTTGGCCGCTATCATTCCCAGCTCGAGCAAAAACAGCACCAGCACACCGCGGAAAGGATCCACGAACACCGCTGCTACCTGCTTGAGGCCCTCGGGCCCGGTCAGGAACCCCATCACCGAACCCCCTACCAGCAGCAAAACGCTCTTGCCGGCGAAAATTTCCCGTACCGCCTCGGCCAGCGAGCCACCCCCCAGGCTTCGACGGGCAATTAGCAGGGCAATTACGATGGCCGGAACCTCCAAAATGGCTACCAGTGTGGGCAGAAAGCCTTCCACCGGCTGTTTTGCGGCTTGCATGAAGGTGGTGGCGGCAATGAAGGTAACCGCCGAGACCGAGCCGTAGTGGGCGGCGATGGCCGCTGCGTTGACCACATCAAAGCGCCCCAGGCGGCGCAGGACAGCATAGGAGAGGAGTGGGGTGATCACGCTTAAAGCCAGCGTGGCCAGCGCGGGCTTCCATACCTCGACAAAAGGTGTGGTGGCAAGGGCAGCTCCTCCTTTGAGCCCGATGGAGAGCAGCAGATAGATTGAGAGGGTGGTGTAGAGTGCATCGGGAATTTTTAGATCGGACTTGACCAGGGTGGCCACGATGCCCAGAGCAAAGGCCAGCACGGCAGGGGAGAGTAGGTTGATACGGAGCAATTCCAGCGTATCCACGCCAAAGATTCTAAGGCCACTGGGAGCGCTCGAGCGCTTTGTACCAGATTCAAACAGGAGGGCACGCTTTACTTAGAAAGAAACAATAGAGCGGCTTCCCGCTGCTTGCGGGGTAATCAGGCCAGCCCAAACGCCTCTTGAACCTCCAGGGGCGCCGATTTGGGGCGCTGGCGCAAGGGGTCGATCCAGACCCAGTCGGTCTCGCACGAGACCAGCAAGACCCCGGCGCGAACTATCCGGTTGTGGCGGGTGGCCCGGAAGCTGCTGAAATTTACGATTTCAGTGCTGACCTCGAGCTCTTCGCCTAGATGGGCCGGGCGGTGGTAGGTGATGGTATGCCGGTGCACCACTGGAACAACCCCCAGTTGGCGCAGACGCGATAGACTCATGCCCACGCTTTGAGCGTGGGCTGTTACGCAATCTTCGATATAGCGCAGGTAGACGGTGTTGTTGACGTGTCCCAGGCTGTCTATATCACACTCCTGCACCGTGATTCGATGACTGAATCGCCTTCTGGACTCCATCCCCGATAGTCTAATCCAGCCTGGCCCATATGAGTTCTGCCCTGAGAAAGCTGGGTTTCCCTACTGCCCCTGCCCCAGCGAGTACCCCGGCTTGCCGTCGAAGTTGTAAAGATGTTCGGTTTTGATGAAGTCCATGCCGGCAGCAGCAATTTTGCCTAGCAGTTCCACAATGTCGTGGTGGTTGGGGGTGCCCTGCTGGGCCATGAACCGCCCGCGCCAGTGGTCGGTGCGGAAGGTTTCGGGAAAGCCCCCCGGCCATACCTTTACGCCCCGGTTGGTGATCAGGGTGAGCTTGAACTTCTCGGTGGAGAGGGGCTCGAGCAGCTTGGCCAGCTCCTCGGGTTTGGTGCCGCGCCAGTTGAAAAACACGTCAATCCCAACCAGTTCTTTTTTAGCCGGCTTGGGGTTGCGAACCATCAGCGGTACCATGGGTTGTTTGCTGGCCTCGCCAAACTTGGCCGGGCGCAGGCGCTCGGGTTGCTGGCCCAGCCGTTCAATCACGGCCTGGGCAAACTCAGCGGTGCCCACCTTTTTGACACTGACCCGTTCGTCGTAGATATCGGCGGTGTGGATGCCGTCCTCCAAGGTCTTGAGCCAGGCGTTTTTGATGCGGGCGGCGGCCTCAGGCTGCCCGATGTGCACCAGCATGAGGATCGCCCCCTGCAACAGGCCGGAGGGGTTGGCGATGCCCTTACCGGCGATATCGGGTGCGCTCCCATGCACCGCCTCGAACATGGCGCAGTCGTCACCCACATTGGCGGAGCCGGCCAGCCCCACCGAGCCGGCCACCTCGGCGGCGATGTCCGAGAGGATGTCGCCGTATAGGTTGGGCGCCAGAATTACGTCGAAGCGCTCGGGCATCTCGGCCAGGCGGGCTGCGCCGATATCCACAATCATGTGCTCCTTTTGCAGCTCGGGGTACTCCTGCCCAATCTCGTCGAAGACCCGATGGAATAGCCCATCGGTGAGCTTCATGATGTTGTCCTTGGTGATGCAGGTGACCTTCTTGCGCCCATTGCGCCGGGCAAACTCGTAGGCATACCGCACGATGCGCTCGGTGCCGGGGCGGGAGATGAGCTTCAAGCACTGCACCACCTCGTCGGTCTGCTGGTGTTCGATGCCGGCGTAAAGGTCTTCCTCGTTTTCCCGCACAATCACCAGGTCGATGGATTTGTGCTTGGTGGTGACGAAAGGCTCGTAGCTCTGTACCGGGCGCACGTTGGCATATAGCCCCAGGGTTTTGCGCACCGTCACGTTGAGGCTCTTGTAGCCCCCGCCCTGGGGGGTGGTGATGGGAGCCTTTAAGAAGACCCTGGTGCGACGTAAGCTTTCCCAGGCCCTCTCCTCGATGCCGCTGGTGTGCCCACGCCGGTAGACGCTCTCGCCGATCTCGATAACCTCGGGCTCGAGCTGTGCCCCTCCGGCTTCTAGGATTTGCAGCGTGGCTTGCATGATCTCCGGGCCGATACCATCGCCATAAGCTACCGTAATGGGTGTTTTGCTCATGCTCTCTCCTTGCGCCTTTTGGCGCACGAAGAACAATCTAGGTCAAGGAAGTATGGGAAAAACAGGGTTGCGTCATGGTGGTTTTTTGCTAAACTGACCAATACCCTGGGGAATAACAGCTTTTTTGCAGGCCGCGGTAAACTGAGCCAACATGGAGCTACCTCGTCATCCTTTGGTGGGCCTGATTATGGGCTCGAGGTCGGACTGGGAAACCATGCAGCACGCTGCACAGGTCTTAGAGCAGCTACAGGTGCCGCATGAGGTGCGGGTGGTCTCGGCCCATCGGACTCCGGACTTGCTTTTTGAATACGCCGAACAGGCCGAGGCGCGGGGCCTCGAGGTCATCATTGCCGGGGCCGGGGGCGCGGCGCACCTGCCGGGCATGACCGCGGCCAAGACCCGCCTGCCGGTGCTGGGGGTTCCGGTGGAGTCCAGAATCCTCAAAGGGCTGGACTCGCTGCTGTCCATCGTGCAGATGCCGGCTGGGGTGCCGGTGGGTACCCTGGCGATTGGCCGCGCCGGCGCGATTAATGCGGCGCTGCTGGCGGTCAGCATCCTGGCCAATAAATATCCCCGCTGCAAAGAAGCCCTCGAGCGGTTCCGTAAGACCCAGATGGAGGCGGTGCTGGCCGAGCCGGATCCCCGCACCGCCCGATAAAGCTCTTAATAAAGCGAAATTAAAGAGAAATTTGGGCATAATTTTTCAACCCAATGCACTAGACTAAGCGAGGTGAGCAAGAGCAAACGCCCCCTGGACTGGGCCTGGCCGGTGGTGGTGCTGCTGGCTGCGTCCCTGGTGGTGTGGGGTGCGGTGGCCCGCCTGTGGGGGGTGTCCTTGGCGGCCTTGTTGCTGCTGGTCTGGCTGTGCTGGCGGTGGGGCGTTTGGGCTGGCGAGCGTCGAACCGAAACTTGGTTCGAGAACCTGGAACTGCTGATGGTCAGGCTCGACCGCGAGGGCCGCATCGTCTTTTGTAACCGGTATTTGCTCGAGCTCACCGGCTGGAGCTGGCCGCAGGTGGCTGGCCGTAACTGGTTTGAACTGTTCGTGCCTGAGGAGGAAGGTCTTAGGGCGTTGTTTGAGCAACAAATGGCCCAGGAAACCATCATGCCCCAGCACAGGAACGCCATCCGGACGCGCAGCGGTGAGCTTCGGCAGGTGGTTTGGAGGAATGCCCTGGCACGCGATGCGCACGGGCGGGTGGTGGGCGCCACCTCCATTGGTCAGGACATTACGGCCATTGAACGGGCCGAAGAGGGGCGTTTGCGCAGCGAGAGGATACTTCACCAGATCGTCGAGACCGTGCAAGATGTGGTGTTGCTGACCGATGCAGAGATGCGGATTCAGTACACCACCCCCTCGATGTACCCTGTGGGCGGCTGGAGGCCAGAGGAACTGGAAGGGCGTTCGGTGTTTACCCTGCTCGATCCCGAGCAGCAGCGCATCTTCCAACGAATGATCCGCGAAGCGACGCCCCAGAACCACACGAACCGGGCGCGCTTTTCCTACCAACGCCCCGACGGCCAGCGGCGGATTTTAGAGGCCTCCATCAACTTCCTGTTCTCAGCAAAGGGGGCGTTCCAGGGGGCTGTGGTGGGCATCCGTGACGTTACCGAGCACTACCAGGCCGAGCAGGCCGTGCGGGAAAGCGAGCAGCGCCTGCGCGAGCTGGCCAATTCCATGCGCGATGTGGTCATGATGCTGGATCCCAAAGGCCTGATTGAGTACGTCACCCCCTCGGTGCGGGCCGTGCTGGGCTACGACCCGCAGGAGCTGGTGGGCCGCAGCGCTTTCGATTTTTTTGAACCAGAAGACCACAGTTGGGTACTGGAGGCAGTACGGGCTGCGCGGGAGGGGAGACGGCCACTGCGGCTGGAGTACCAGCACCGCCACAAGGATGGCTCGAGGGTCTGGCTCGAGACCCAGCTTGATTTTGTTTACGACCTCGAGGGCAACCCTATCCGGATGGTGCTGGGGGCGCGGCAGATCCAGGATCGCCGCGAGGCCGAAGAGCAACTGCGCAAAAGCGAACAGATGCTCCGTCAGGTGACCGATGCCATGCAGGATATCGTGCTCCTGACCGACGAGAACGCCATCGTTCGCTACATTACCCCTTCGGTGCAAAAGGTGACAGGAATTCACCCCCAGGCGCTGGTGGGCCGCTCGGCTTACGAGCTGCTCGACGCCGAACAGTCCAGGCGCTTTAAGGAGCTTTCGGCGGCCGCCACACCCGAAAACCCTACCGCACAGTCGAGCTTTGTGTTTGTGTGCCCGGATGGCCGCGAGCTTTACATGGAGGCCTCCATCAAATTCCTGTTTGACGAGAAGGGCCTGGATCGGGGTGCGGTCACCGGGATTCGCGACCTGACCGAGCGATACCGAGCCGAGCAGGCCGTGCGCCAGAGCGAGCAGATGCTGCGGCAGATCACCGACGCCATGCAGGATGTGGTGGCCCTGACCGATCCGCGCGGCTACTTTCGCTACTTGACGCCTTCGGTTGAGCGCCTGCTGGGTTAC containing:
- a CDS encoding P-II family nitrogen regulator encodes the protein MALVSLKLVTIIAEGFLEEKLVRDIKRLGAKGYTITDARGEGSRGVRASEWEGSNIRLETIVSPAVAERILNHLAEVYFANYAVIAFVENVEVVRGDKYT
- a CDS encoding sodium-dependent bicarbonate transport family permease → MDTLELLRINLLSPAVLAFALGIVATLVKSDLKIPDALYTTLSIYLLLSIGLKGGAALATTPFVEVWKPALATLALSVITPLLSYAVLRRLGRFDVVNAAAIAAHYGSVSAVTFIAATTFMQAAKQPVEGFLPTLVAILEVPAIVIALLIARRSLGGGSLAEAVREIFAGKSVLLLVGGSVMGFLTGPEGLKQVAAVFVDPFRGVLVLFLLELGMIAAKRLRDLRSVGGFLVGFGIVMPLIQGSLGVWLGSLAGMSVGGAMVLGTMAASASYIAAPAAVRIALPQANPSYYLTASLGITFPFNLTLGIPIYYAISRWLHGGS
- a CDS encoding acyl-CoA thioesterase, producing MESRRRFSHRITVQECDIDSLGHVNNTVYLRYIEDCVTAHAQSVGMSLSRLRQLGVVPVVHRHTITYHRPAHLGEELEVSTEIVNFSSFRATRHNRIVRAGVLLVSCETDWVWIDPLRQRPKSAPLEVQEAFGLA
- a CDS encoding NADP-dependent isocitrate dehydrogenase produces the protein MSKTPITVAYGDGIGPEIMQATLQILEAGGAQLEPEVIEIGESVYRRGHTSGIEERAWESLRRTRVFLKAPITTPQGGGYKSLNVTVRKTLGLYANVRPVQSYEPFVTTKHKSIDLVIVRENEEDLYAGIEHQQTDEVVQCLKLISRPGTERIVRYAYEFARRNGRKKVTCITKDNIMKLTDGLFHRVFDEIGQEYPELQKEHMIVDIGAARLAEMPERFDVILAPNLYGDILSDIAAEVAGSVGLAGSANVGDDCAMFEAVHGSAPDIAGKGIANPSGLLQGAILMLVHIGQPEAAARIKNAWLKTLEDGIHTADIYDERVSVKKVGTAEFAQAVIERLGQQPERLRPAKFGEASKQPMVPLMVRNPKPAKKELVGIDVFFNWRGTKPEELAKLLEPLSTEKFKLTLITNRGVKVWPGGFPETFRTDHWRGRFMAQQGTPNHHDIVELLGKIAAAGMDFIKTEHLYNFDGKPGYSLGQGQ
- the purE gene encoding 5-(carboxyamino)imidazole ribonucleotide mutase encodes the protein MELPRHPLVGLIMGSRSDWETMQHAAQVLEQLQVPHEVRVVSAHRTPDLLFEYAEQAEARGLEVIIAGAGGAAHLPGMTAAKTRLPVLGVPVESRILKGLDSLLSIVQMPAGVPVGTLAIGRAGAINAALLAVSILANKYPRCKEALERFRKTQMEAVLAEPDPRTAR